The stretch of DNA ACGAAGATGGCCTGCCCGGGCTCGAGGGTGATCAGGTTGAGCAGCAGCGACAGCACGACCCCGACGTCGCCGGGGTATGCCTCCCCCAGGCGCACCGCCCAGCGGTAGGCCTCGACCGACGGCCCGGCATCGCCGCCGTCGATGACCCGTCGGCACTCCTCGACGACCCGCGTGGCCATGTCGATCTTGGCCGCCTCCGGCATGCTCAGCAGCGTCGTGACGACGACCCGCAGACCGTCGGCGGCGCGGCCGGTCAGCAGCGAGGCGATGTAGGGGCTCAGCGCGCTGATGCCGAGCCGGCCGAGCAGGTCGGCAGCCTCGGCGGCCGGCCGGAAGCCGCAGAGCACCTCGCAGGTGGTCAGGGCGACGAACAGCTCGGGCTTGGCGAACGGGTCCTTGTACGAGCGCTTGGGGTCATCCAGCGGGACGCCGCGCTCCTCCTCGGCGGCGAAGCCGACCTTGGCGTGGGCGGGGCTGGGGTGGGCCTGCAGCGACAGCGGCTGGGCGGCGGCGAGCACCTTGAGCAGGAACGGCAGCCGCTCCGGGTACTCGGCGTTCACCAGTGGACCGAGGTGGCGCTCGGGATCCGCGGCGATCTGGTCCTTCAGGGACGCGTCGAGCTCGACGATGCGCGACGAGCCCATCGGGTGCGCACCGAGCCAGAG from Cumulibacter manganitolerans encodes:
- the manA gene encoding mannose-6-phosphate isomerase, class I, with translation MYRLKNETRNYAWGSREFIPHLLGEQPGDRPQAELWLGAHPMGSSRIVELDASLKDQIAADPERHLGPLVNAEYPERLPFLLKVLAAAQPLSLQAHPSPAHAKVGFAAEEERGVPLDDPKRSYKDPFAKPELFVALTTCEVLCGFRPAAEAADLLGRLGISALSPYIASLLTGRAADGLRVVVTTLLSMPEAAKIDMATRVVEECRRVIDGGDAGPSVEAYRWAVRLGEAYPGDVGVVLSLLLNLITLEPGQAIFVGGGKMHTYLHGSGIEAQANSDNTLRGGLTPKHVDVAELLRIIDFEPALDQVIEPVPVEEHSTHCAGARTWPTPAREFALFDWEIAGTPRLLKSAGPSIVLCLDGAVHLTNHGDDLELVKGESAYIAASEPHVTATGKGRLMHITVGQVPRSK